From Nicotiana tabacum cultivar K326 chromosome 22, ASM71507v2, whole genome shotgun sequence, one genomic window encodes:
- the LOC107759534 gene encoding putative glycosyltransferase At5g03795, with amino-acid sequence MNRRESSTNMIVSSQWNRRFKSSFIKPTILAFITSTLIVFYIFSTLRLLNIHPHQTQLEIKTPLDISSSNLRIVVQEIQKYNKPIKDDETLTLLLPNSTVLPLPEPFPISKPELQVGSRDQKFVKNKDVFHDKDLFQEEYKEMNRTLKIYVYPHKMNDPFANVLLPVDYEPAGNYASESYFKKALYKSHFITNDPKEADLFYLPFSIASLRNDKRVGVGGIQDFVKNYVFEISEKYPYWNRSGGADHFYVACHSIGRTAMEKAIHVKLNAIQVVCSSSYFLSGYVAHKDASIPQIWPRKGVHIHSKNGPSKRQKLAFFAGAMNSRVRENLVQVWRNDSEIIVHRGRMKTSYSEALQGSKYCIHAKGFEINTARIGDALYYGCVPVILADHYDLPYTDILNWESFSVIVSSLDIPILKKILEEIEYDRYAELQKNVMQVQKHFQWNSFPKDFDAFHMVMYELWTRRSHLRQIY; translated from the exons ATGAACCGGAGAGAAAGTTCAACAAATATGATTGTTTCATCTCAATGGAATCGTAGGTTCAAAAGTTCATTCATAAAACCAACTATTCTAGCTTTCATAACTTCAACTTTGATAGTATTCTACATTTTTTCTACCTTAAGACTTCTCAATATTCATCCTCATCAAACTCAGCTTGAAATAAAAACACCATTGGATATCAGCTCTTCTAATTTGAGAATTGTGGTTCaagaaatacagaaatataaCAAGCCAATCAAAGATGATGAAACTCTAACTCTTTTATTACCGAATTCTACTGTTTTGCCTTTGCCTGAGCCATTTCCAATTTCTAAACCGGAGCTTCAAGTCGGTTCAAGAG aTCAGAAATTCGTGAAGAACAAAGACGTGTTTCATGACAAGGATCTCTTCCAAGAAGAATACAAGGAAATGAATAGAACCCTAAAGATATATGTGTATCCCCATAAGATGAATGACCCCTTTGCAAATGTGCTATTACCAGTTGACTATGAACCAGCAGGGAACTATGCAAGTGAGAGTTATTTCAAGAAAGCCCTTTATAAAAGCCATTTCATCACAAATGACCCCAAAGAAGCTGACCTTTTTTATCTTCCATTTTCTATAGCAAGTCTAAGGAATGACAAGAGGGTAGGGGTTGGTGGGATCCAAGATTTTGTGAAAAATTATGTGTTTGAGATAAGTGAAAAATACCCATATTGGAATAGGTCAGGAGGGGCTGACCATTTCTATGTTGCATGTCATTCTATTGGAAGGACAGCAATGGAGAAAGCTATTCATGTGAAGTTAAATGCTATTCAAGTGGTTTGCTCTTCAAGTTACTTCCTATCTGGTTATGTTGCTCATAAAGATGCTTCCATTCCTCAAATTTGGCCTAGAAAAGGAGTACATATACATTCTAAAAATGGTCCTTCAAAAAG GCAAAAGCTAGCCTTCTTCGCCGGAGCAATGAACTCCCGAGTACGTGAAAACCTAGTTCAAGTATGGCGAAACGATTCCGAGATCATTGTCCACAGAGGCCGAATGAAAACGTCCTACTCGGAGGCGTTACAGGGCAGCAAATACTGTATTCACGCTAAAGGTTTCGAGATCAACACTGCCCGAATTGGTGACGCCCTTTACTACGGTTGTGTTCCAGTGATATTGGCCGATCATTACGACCTTCCATACACTGACATACTTAACTGGGAAAGCTTCTCCGTTATCGTTTCATCTCTTGACATTCCAATACTGAAGAAAATTCTTGAAGAAATAGAGTACGATCGGTACGCGGAGCTTCAAAAGAATGTAATGCAAGTGCAGAAGCATTTTCAGTGGAACTCTTTTCCGAAAGATTTTGATGCTTTTCATATGGTTATGTATGAGTTGTGGACTCGAAGAAGCCATTTGAGACAGATCTACTGA